A window of Photobacterium sp. GJ3 contains these coding sequences:
- a CDS encoding branched-chain amino acid transaminase, with the protein MANTADYIWFNGEMVPWQDAKVHVLTHALHYGTSVFEGIRCYDTPNGPVVFRHREHMERLKDSAKIYRFPIPYTVDELMEACRETLRANKLSSAYIRPLGYVPNVGLGVCPPNGTEMDLIIAAFSWGAYLGEEALASGVDAMVSSWNRAAPNTIPTAAKAGGNYLSSLLVGGEARRHGYAEGIALDVRGYLSEGAGENIFVIRNGVISTPPATSAILPGITRDAIVTLATEMGYTIREENIAREALYLADEIFMTGTAAEIVPVRSVDQITVGEGKRGPITEKVQAAFFGLFNGQTEDKWGWLDPVYPAEK; encoded by the coding sequence ATGGCTAACACAGCAGACTACATTTGGTTCAACGGTGAAATGGTTCCCTGGCAGGACGCGAAAGTCCACGTCCTGACCCACGCTCTGCATTATGGTACTTCTGTTTTTGAAGGGATCCGCTGCTACGATACACCGAATGGCCCTGTGGTTTTCCGCCACCGCGAGCACATGGAGCGCCTGAAAGATTCCGCCAAAATCTATCGCTTCCCGATCCCATACACCGTAGACGAACTGATGGAAGCCTGCCGCGAAACCCTGCGCGCCAACAAGTTAAGCTCGGCTTATATCCGTCCGCTGGGTTATGTCCCGAACGTCGGTCTGGGGGTTTGTCCGCCAAACGGAACGGAAATGGATCTCATCATTGCGGCCTTCTCCTGGGGCGCTTATCTGGGTGAGGAAGCACTGGCCAGCGGTGTGGATGCCATGGTTTCCAGCTGGAACCGCGCTGCACCGAACACGATTCCGACCGCGGCCAAAGCAGGCGGAAATTACCTGTCTTCGCTGCTGGTGGGCGGTGAAGCCCGCCGTCACGGTTACGCCGAAGGCATCGCCCTCGATGTACGGGGTTACCTCTCCGAAGGGGCCGGTGAAAACATCTTTGTGATCCGCAATGGCGTGATTTCCACACCACCCGCCACCAGCGCCATTCTGCCGGGCATCACCCGCGATGCGATCGTGACGCTGGCGACCGAAATGGGCTATACAATCCGCGAAGAAAACATCGCCCGTGAAGCGCTGTATCTGGCTGATGAAATCTTCATGACCGGCACAGCCGCAGAAATCGTGCCGGTACGCAGCGTGGATCAGATCACCGTGGGTGAGGGCAAACGCGGCCCAATTACCGAAAAAGTTCAGGCTGCATTCTTCGGACTGTTCAACGGCCAGACCGAAGACAAATGGGGCTGGCTGGATCCAGTCTACCCAGCCGAAAAATAA
- the ilvM gene encoding acetolactate synthase 2 small subunit, with protein sequence MTQHTLTIQAASRPELLERVLRITRHRGFMVKQFSMAHSEDCTSVDIEVTVDSERPILALYNQLDKLWDVTGVTILEQQQKQQISA encoded by the coding sequence ATGACCCAGCACACTTTGACGATCCAAGCCGCCAGCCGACCTGAACTGCTGGAACGTGTTCTGCGGATCACACGCCATCGCGGTTTCATGGTAAAACAGTTTTCTATGGCGCATAGTGAAGACTGTACGTCCGTCGACATTGAAGTCACGGTCGACAGTGAGCGTCCGATTCTTGCCCTCTACAATCAGTTGGACAAGCTGTGGGATGTCACTGGCGTCACCATTTTAGAGCAGCAACAAAAACAACAAATCAGCGCATAA
- a CDS encoding YifB family Mg chelatase-like AAA ATPase translates to MTLAIVHSRACVGVDAPAVTVEVHLSNGLPAVNLVGLPETTVKEARDRVRSAIVNANFEFPARRITVNLAPADLPKEGGRFDLPIALGILAASGQIPDSKLHNHEFLGELALSGELRPVKGALPAALAAKEANRCLVLPDANGDQAALVGRDKHKSAASLLAVCGYLCGQEALSLHCREPGHREAVNHGRDMQDIIGQQQGKRALEIAAAGGHNLLFVGPPGTGKTMLASRLRDLLPEMAVEEALETAAITSLTAQSLHAGNWRNRPFRAPHHSSSMAALVGGGSIPRPGEISLAHNGILFLDEMPEFERKVLDSLREPLESGEIVISRATSKTTFPARFQLIGALNPSPTGYYEGSQTRTNPQAILRYLGRLSGPLLDRFDMSIEIPALPRGTLSQGGDRGETTAVITERVADARNRMRHRSGKINALLGTRELDEHCALAKPDAEFLEAALHQLGLSIRAYHRIIKVARTIADLAGKPEIERAHLAEALGYRAMDRLLKQLTSQVV, encoded by the coding sequence ATGACACTGGCGATCGTTCATAGCAGGGCTTGTGTCGGTGTTGATGCACCGGCTGTTACCGTTGAAGTTCACCTCAGTAACGGCCTGCCAGCCGTCAATCTGGTCGGATTACCGGAGACCACCGTCAAGGAAGCAAGAGACCGGGTCAGAAGCGCGATTGTGAATGCCAATTTCGAATTTCCGGCCCGGCGGATCACGGTCAATCTGGCTCCGGCGGATCTGCCGAAAGAAGGGGGGCGGTTTGATCTGCCGATTGCTTTGGGGATTCTCGCAGCTTCCGGGCAAATTCCAGACAGTAAGCTGCACAATCATGAATTTTTAGGGGAACTGGCTTTGTCGGGCGAATTGCGTCCTGTCAAAGGTGCCCTGCCCGCTGCGCTGGCAGCCAAAGAGGCCAACCGCTGTCTGGTGCTGCCGGACGCCAATGGCGATCAGGCGGCGCTGGTGGGCCGCGACAAACACAAATCAGCCGCCAGTTTGCTGGCTGTCTGCGGGTACCTGTGTGGTCAGGAAGCATTGTCACTGCATTGCCGGGAACCGGGCCACCGAGAGGCGGTGAATCACGGACGGGACATGCAGGACATTATCGGTCAGCAGCAAGGGAAACGGGCGCTGGAGATTGCTGCCGCTGGGGGGCACAATCTGTTGTTTGTCGGGCCGCCCGGTACCGGCAAGACGATGCTGGCCTCACGCCTGCGCGATCTGCTGCCTGAAATGGCCGTGGAGGAAGCACTGGAAACTGCGGCAATCACTTCGCTGACGGCTCAGTCACTTCACGCGGGCAACTGGCGCAATCGCCCGTTTCGCGCTCCCCATCATTCCAGTTCCATGGCAGCGCTGGTCGGCGGCGGCTCCATTCCCCGCCCTGGTGAAATCTCACTGGCCCACAACGGTATTCTGTTTCTGGACGAAATGCCGGAGTTTGAGCGCAAAGTGCTGGATTCGTTACGGGAACCGCTGGAATCTGGCGAGATCGTGATTTCCCGAGCGACCAGCAAAACCACCTTTCCGGCCCGATTTCAGCTCATTGGAGCCCTCAATCCCAGCCCGACCGGCTACTACGAAGGCAGCCAGACCCGCACCAACCCACAGGCGATTTTACGCTATCTGGGGCGGCTCTCCGGCCCGTTGCTCGACCGCTTCGACATGTCGATTGAAATTCCGGCGCTGCCCCGTGGCACTTTGTCCCAAGGCGGCGATCGTGGTGAAACCACCGCGGTGATCACGGAACGCGTGGCTGACGCCAGAAACCGGATGCGACATCGCAGCGGTAAAATCAATGCCCTGCTGGGCACCCGCGAACTGGACGAGCACTGCGCGCTGGCCAAACCCGACGCAGAATTTCTCGAAGCCGCCCTGCACCAGCTCGGCCTGTCGATCCGTGCTTATCACCGGATTATCAAAGTGGCTCGCACCATCGCCGATCTGGCCGGAAAACCTGAGATTGAACGCGCCCATCTGGCCGAAGCCCTCGGCTACCGCGCCATGGATCGCCTGCTGAAGCAGCTCACGAGTCAGGTGGTGTGA